From Paenibacillus sp. V4I7, one genomic window encodes:
- a CDS encoding ABC transporter substrate-binding protein, with protein sequence MKIKVIPFILVGLVTLSLSACGTDNRPMEESVTKTMDQIITLEVLNPKVEIAIQFEQMVREYEKENPNVKMNVLTFGGGANYLNELKARFAANKGPDIFPNGGYEEAVVWKRYLEDLSDQPWVKYAYDEALEPMKMDGNIYGMPFNFEGYGFIYNKDLFAKAGIDTLPKSFTGLKAAAEKLHSAGITPFAAGYSDSWFFVLLLNIAFAQQDDSDAFIHGLNEGTHTIVGNKKFEDLIRMVDLTVQYGNKDFLTTDYNTEVELFATGKAAILKQGNWVQSKINQITPNMNIGFLPMPINDDAGNDALPIGVSNNWAVNKESSPEKKKEAKKFLNWMVSSEQGKKFMKEQFHFISAFKNIETDRSGALVDDIIRYTDEKKTLSWNWFKFPPRAREEFGYIMQAYVGNQFNRDQLLQELQKSWEKAEKQ encoded by the coding sequence ATGAAAATAAAGGTTATTCCATTTATTTTAGTCGGCTTGGTTACCCTATCGCTTTCTGCATGCGGAACGGATAATCGTCCGATGGAGGAATCGGTTACTAAAACGATGGATCAGATAATCACTTTGGAGGTGCTTAATCCCAAAGTGGAAATTGCCATTCAGTTCGAGCAGATGGTAAGGGAATACGAGAAAGAAAATCCGAACGTTAAAATGAATGTTTTAACCTTTGGCGGAGGAGCGAACTACCTTAACGAATTGAAAGCAAGATTTGCGGCAAACAAAGGTCCTGATATTTTTCCTAATGGTGGTTATGAAGAAGCGGTAGTCTGGAAAAGGTACCTGGAGGATTTGTCCGATCAGCCGTGGGTGAAATATGCTTATGATGAGGCGCTTGAGCCAATGAAGATGGATGGGAACATATACGGGATGCCTTTCAATTTTGAAGGTTATGGCTTTATCTATAACAAGGATTTATTCGCAAAGGCTGGGATCGATACCCTGCCAAAATCCTTTACCGGATTAAAGGCAGCGGCGGAAAAGCTGCATTCCGCAGGAATTACCCCATTTGCAGCCGGGTATTCGGATAGTTGGTTCTTCGTTCTGCTGCTCAATATTGCTTTCGCTCAACAGGACGATTCGGACGCTTTTATTCATGGACTAAACGAAGGGACACACACCATCGTAGGTAACAAAAAGTTTGAGGATCTCATTCGGATGGTGGATTTGACCGTTCAATACGGCAATAAAGATTTTCTGACGACAGACTATAATACGGAAGTTGAGTTGTTTGCAACAGGTAAAGCGGCGATCCTGAAACAAGGAAATTGGGTTCAATCCAAGATAAATCAAATAACACCGAATATGAACATCGGTTTTTTACCCATGCCGATTAATGATGATGCCGGAAACGATGCCTTGCCGATAGGCGTATCCAATAACTGGGCTGTAAATAAAGAATCTTCGCCGGAAAAAAAGAAAGAAGCAAAGAAATTCTTAAACTGGATGGTTTCTTCGGAACAAGGAAAAAAGTTTATGAAGGAACAATTCCATTTTATTTCAGCGTTTAAAAACATAGAAACTGATCGTTCAGGAGCGCTCGTGGATGATATTATTCGTTACACCGATGAGAAGAAAACGTTGTCCTGGAATTGGTTTAAATTTCCTCCGAGGGCAAGAGAGGAGTTTGGCTATATCATGCAAGCTTATGTAGGCAACCAGTTTAACCGCGATCAATTGCTTCAGGAGCTCCAAAAGTCATGGGAAAAGGCTGAGAAGCAA